The genomic region GTAACCGCCGCCGGCGGCCACGGCAATGACCGGGACGCGCCAGAGCCACTTGATCACCTCGCGGCGCCTCGGGTCCGGGGGCGCCCCGCGGGTGCTCATCGGCGGTCGGCCTGGCCCTGCGACAGCACCTGGGTGACGTAGGCCACGACGGCGTCGAGGTCGCGCGGCTCCAGCCGGGCCTGGAAGGCCGGCATCATGCCCCGCCCGAACCTGACCGCGTCGCGGACGTTGGCCTCGTTGGCGGCGCGGCTGCTGCCGGCGAGCCGCACCCCCATGCCCCCCTCGCCGCCGAGGCCGTGACACTCGGCGCAGTTGGCGGTGAACACCTGCCTGCCGACGACCGGTAGCGCCTGCACGTCGCCGCCCCCGCCGGCCGTCCCCGCCGCCTGGGCGCGCGCTGCGTCCGCCAGGGCGGCGGCGGCAGCCCCGGCCGCCGGGCCGACCTGCGCCACGTAGGCGTCGTAGGTGGCGGCGGCCTCGGCCCAGGCGCCCAGCTGGGCGTAGGCGTCGGCAAGGGTCATGACGCTGTCGGCGTCCAAGCCCGCGAGCCCGCCGGCGGCGGCGGCCGCGCGCTCGATGGCGTTGGCGGCGTCGGCCGGCCGCCCCGCGACGTAGAGGAGCTGCCCGGTCCGCGCGAGCGCCCGCGGCTGGTTCGGGTCGTGGTCGGTGAGGACCTTGAAGTAGCTCGCGACTGCCGGCTGAGGCTCTCCCGCCTCCCAGTAGGCGTCCCCGACGGCCATGAGGTTCTCGAGGCTGGGGTCGGCCTGCGCCGCCGCGCTCAGCGGCACCAGGGACCGGATCAGGGCCAACCGGGGCTCGGTGGCCGGGTCGGCGGCCCCTTGCGCCGTGGCGGCGAACGCCGCGTAGGCCTCTTCCGCGGTGGCGAGGTCCTGCCGCGCGAACGCCACCTCGCCGAGGAGGTAGAGCGTCTCCGGGTCGGCGGGGTCGGCGGCGCGCGCCTGCTCCAGCCAGCCCTGCGCCGCCGCCAGATCCGACTGCAGCGAGAGGATGGCGAGGCGCTTGTAGGCGGCCGCCGGGACCGGCACGACCTCGCTCAGGATGCGGCGGTACGCCTCCTCGGCCTCGCCGACGCGCTGGAGGCCGAGGTAGGTGTCGCCGAGCGCGAGCAGGTTGGCGGCGCTCGGGTCGTCCCGCGCGGCGCGTTGCACCTCCTGCAGGCGGCGGGCGGCGTCGACGTCGGTGGTCGTGATGGTGTCCGACTCCGACACCCGCGGCAGCAGGTAGGTGGGCAGGGCGGCGGCGAGCAGCAGGGAGATGGCGAGGACCGCCACGGCCCCGACCGGCACGCGCCTGCCGGCGCCGCGTTGCGCCCGCCGGTCGCCGGCGCCGCCGAGGGCGCCGCCGAGGGCGCCGCGCCGCTCGTCAATGGCCGTCAGGACCCTGGCTGCTTTGGCCTCGTAGCGGTCGTGGAGCTGCCGGCGTCGCTCGAGCGGCAGGTCCTCGCGCGCGTCGAGCTCGCGGATGGCGCGTAGGAGGGCGTCACGCTCCTCCGTGAGGTCGACGAGCACCGGGTCGCGGTCGTCGGGGAGAGGGTCCGCCTGACCGGGCGCCAGGAGGGGGAGGGCGGCGTAGAAGAAGGCGATCAGCACGAGGACGCCGATCAGGATGGTGGTGAGCATCAGGCGTCTCCGCTCTGGTCGTCCGTGCGGCGGACGTCGCCGGTCGCCGGGCCGGCGACCGCGGCTCCGTCGGCGGGCGGCGCCTCGGCGAGGAGGTGGCGCACGCGCGCCAGCTCGGCCTCGGAGGCGGACACGGGCGCGCGCGACGCCGCCAACCAGCGGCGCGCGAGCACCGCCACGAAGGCCATGGCGCCGAGCCCGACCAGGGCCGGCAACAGCCACACCACCAGGTGCACGCCCCGCTTCGGTGGGGTGAGGAGGATCCAGTCGCCGTAACGCTCCTGGAAGAAGGCGTAGATCTGCTGGTCGGTCAGGCCCTCGTCGACCTTCTCCTGGATGAGGCTGCGCATCTGCTGCGCGATCTGAGCGCTTGAATCGGCCACGCTCTCCGAGACGCACACGGGGCAGCGCAGGTTGCGGGCGAGGTCGAAGGCGCGGTTGCCGATCTCCACGTCCTGGCCCGAGGCGACGGCGAGGAGCGCCGCGAGGACGAGCAGGGCGATCGTCGCGAGGGGGCGGGGGCGAGCGGCGGTCATCGCAGCAGCGCTTCCACGTTCCTGGCGAGGATCTCGGCGGTCACGGGTCCCACGTGCTTGGCGACGACGTTGCCGGCCGCGTCGAGGAAGAACGTCTCCGGCACGCCGTAGAGCGCCCAGTCGACGCTCACGGTGCTGTCGTTGTCGTAGGCGTTGGGGAAGGTCAGGCCGAAGCGCCCGATGAAGTCACGCCCCTCGGAGCGCTTGTCGCGGTCCTGGGTCTGGACGCCGACGACGAGGACGCCCTCGTCCTGGTACTCGGACCAGAACCGCTGCAAGACGGGCGCCTCCTCGTAGCACGGCAGGCACCACGACGCCCAGAAGTTGACGACCATGGGCCGGCCGACGTGGTCGGCCAGCGCGAAGCGGGGGCCGTACTCGGGCTGGTAGCGCTCGTAGAGCGGCAGGTCGAACGCGGGCGCCGCCTTGCCCACGAGCACGGAGGCGACGTCGCGGTCGGGACTGCCGCGCAGGAGCCCGAAACCGAACAGCGCCGCCAGCAGCGCCAGCACGACCACCACGACGAGCAGCCGACCGTACTTCACGGGGCGGCGCCCTCGCGTGCCTCGCCGACAGCCACGCGAGCGGTGACGCCGCGCCGGGCCCCGCGGAGGCTATACGCCGTGCCGAGGAGCAGGATCGCACCGCCCACCCAGATCCAGGTGACGAGCGGGCTCTTCACGACGCGCAGCACGACGAAGGTGCTGTCGGGCCCGACCGTGCTGTTGAGGTTGAGGTACAGGTCGTGGGTCGGCGTGTAGTAGACGGCGGGCGTCGGCACGGTCCTGCCGGCCTCGCCGAACAGGTTGAGGCGGGGCCGCAGCGTCGTGACCGGCCGACCGTTCCTGCTCACCTCGATGATGGCGCCGGCGCTGATGCGCTGCGGCGTGCGCTCCATGAAGCGGTCGACGGCGGTGAGCGTGTACCCCGAGAACTCGGCGCTGGCGCCGAAGTCGAGGCGCAACTGCTCGTCGACGCGGTAACCGGAACTGAACGCCACGCCGAGCGCCACGATCACGACGGCGAGGTGGACGATCATGCTGCCGGTCCGCCGCGGCGACTCGGCCGCGTACGACCTCAGGATGCGCAGCGGTCCGAGCTTGGAGAGCCGGAACCTCGGCACGAGGGCGCCGCTGAGGAGGAGGATCAGGCTCATGACGTTGTAACCGGCCACCGCGACCGTCAGTAGCGGGTACACCTTGTGGACGCCCAGGAGCCAGGCGACCGCGCCCGAGACGACCAGGGCGCCGAGCATCCACGCCAGATTGCGCCCGAGGCGCTGCTGCTGCGCGCGGCGCCACGGCAGGAGCGGCCCGATCCCCATGAGGAGGAAGACGAGCATCCAGATGGGGAGCGTCACCTGGTCGAAGAACGGCGCGCCGACGGTGACCTTGGCGCCCGACACCGCCTCGACGACGAGCGGGAAGAGGGTGCCGAGGAAGACGGCGGCGGTGAGCGCCACGAAGAGGATGTTCACGCCGAGGAAGCTGCCCTCGCGGCTGACCACGGAGTCGAGGTCGGCCCGGTCCTTGACGTCGTCCCACCTGACGGCCAGCAGCCCGAACGAGGCCAGGGTCACCACGAGGAAGAACGCGAGGAACGCGGGTCCGACCGGGCCGTTGCCGAAGGCGTGCACGGAGGAGACGACCCCCGAGCGCGTGAGGAACGTGCCGAGTATCGAGAGCGAGAAGGTGGAGATGATCAGGAGGACGTTCCACGGCTTCAACATCCGGCGCCGCTCCTGCACCTGCACGCTGTGGATGAAGGCGGTGGCCGTGAGCCACGGCATGAAGCTCACGTTCTCGACGGGGTCCCAGGCCCAGTAGCCGCCCCAGCCGAGGACCTCGTAGCTCCACCAGCCACCGGCCACGATGGCCGCCGACAGGAAGCCCCACCCGGTGAGGATCCAGCGCCGCGTCTGCGTCATCCACTCGGTGCCTGGGCGCCGTGTGATGAGCGCCGCCACCGCGTAGGCGAACGGCACGGTCAGGCCCACGAACCCCAGGTACATGAACACAGGGTGCACCGACATCATCCAGTGGTTCTGCAGCAGCTCGTTGGGTCCGGGGCCGTCGAGCGGCGGCACCGGCAGCACCGTGAACGGGTTGGCAAGGAACCCCACCACGCCCAGGAAGAAGACCTGGACGCCCTGCATGATGGAGATGGCCCACGGCCGCAACGGGCTCAGTGGCGCCGTCACGGCGAGCAGCGCCGTGTAGCCCGTCAGGAGCCAGGCCCACAGGAGGATGGAGCCCTCCAGCGCGGCCCACATCGTCACGATCTTGACCCACGTCGGGGAGGCGATACGGGAGTGGCTCGCCACGTAGGAGACGCTGAAGTCGTCGCCG from Trueperaceae bacterium harbors:
- a CDS encoding c-type cytochrome, coding for MLTTILIGVLVLIAFFYAALPLLAPGQADPLPDDRDPVLVDLTEERDALLRAIRELDAREDLPLERRRQLHDRYEAKAARVLTAIDERRGALGGALGGAGDRRAQRGAGRRVPVGAVAVLAISLLLAAALPTYLLPRVSESDTITTTDVDAARRLQEVQRAARDDPSAANLLALGDTYLGLQRVGEAEEAYRRILSEVVPVPAAAYKRLAILSLQSDLAAAQGWLEQARAADPADPETLYLLGEVAFARQDLATAEEAYAAFAATAQGAADPATEPRLALIRSLVPLSAAAQADPSLENLMAVGDAYWEAGEPQPAVASYFKVLTDHDPNQPRALARTGQLLYVAGRPADAANAIERAAAAAGGLAGLDADSVMTLADAYAQLGAWAEAAATYDAYVAQVGPAAGAAAAALADAARAQAAGTAGGGGDVQALPVVGRQVFTANCAECHGLGGEGGMGVRLAGSSRAANEANVRDAVRFGRGMMPAFQARLEPRDLDAVVAYVTQVLSQGQADRR
- a CDS encoding cytochrome c-type biogenesis protein CcmH produces the protein MTAARPRPLATIALLVLAALLAVASGQDVEIGNRAFDLARNLRCPVCVSESVADSSAQIAQQMRSLIQEKVDEGLTDQQIYAFFQERYGDWILLTPPKRGVHLVVWLLPALVGLGAMAFVAVLARRWLAASRAPVSASEAELARVRHLLAEAPPADGAAVAGPATGDVRRTDDQSGDA
- a CDS encoding TlpA family protein disulfide reductase, translating into MKYGRLLVVVVVLALLAALFGFGLLRGSPDRDVASVLVGKAAPAFDLPLYERYQPEYGPRFALADHVGRPMVVNFWASWCLPCYEEAPVLQRFWSEYQDEGVLVVGVQTQDRDKRSEGRDFIGRFGLTFPNAYDNDSTVSVDWALYGVPETFFLDAAGNVVAKHVGPVTAEILARNVEALLR
- a CDS encoding heme lyase CcmF/NrfE family subunit; its protein translation is MFSLHLGPLGSASVFIAFGLALYGALAGAIGATRKDARLQTSARLAAVAGFVITTAAVVVMQAALLGDDFSVSYVASHSRIASPTWVKIVTMWAALEGSILLWAWLLTGYTALLAVTAPLSPLRPWAISIMQGVQVFFLGVVGFLANPFTVLPVPPLDGPGPNELLQNHWMMSVHPVFMYLGFVGLTVPFAYAVAALITRRPGTEWMTQTRRWILTGWGFLSAAIVAGGWWSYEVLGWGGYWAWDPVENVSFMPWLTATAFIHSVQVQERRRMLKPWNVLLIISTFSLSILGTFLTRSGVVSSVHAFGNGPVGPAFLAFFLVVTLASFGLLAVRWDDVKDRADLDSVVSREGSFLGVNILFVALTAAVFLGTLFPLVVEAVSGAKVTVGAPFFDQVTLPIWMLVFLLMGIGPLLPWRRAQQQRLGRNLAWMLGALVVSGAVAWLLGVHKVYPLLTVAVAGYNVMSLILLLSGALVPRFRLSKLGPLRILRSYAAESPRRTGSMIVHLAVVIVALGVAFSSGYRVDEQLRLDFGASAEFSGYTLTAVDRFMERTPQRISAGAIIEVSRNGRPVTTLRPRLNLFGEAGRTVPTPAVYYTPTHDLYLNLNSTVGPDSTFVVLRVVKSPLVTWIWVGGAILLLGTAYSLRGARRGVTARVAVGEAREGAAP